The Henckelia pumila isolate YLH828 chromosome 2, ASM3356847v2, whole genome shotgun sequence genome includes a window with the following:
- the LOC140882053 gene encoding zinc finger BED domain-containing protein RICESLEEPER 2-like isoform X3, protein MRSDDDSLVDMARRMRAKFDKYWGNIDKMNMMLYAVVMLDPRHKFNYLLYVFKNMYGSERGEMMGNLTKSALFDTFEDYKKLYVSTNRTSTSSMSSSSMEMRGIASGDSNDTDSERVFVRSHRKKYQQMISEIGGMDESELDMYLHERIEKDYPKFDVLDWWKVHSPRFPILSRLARDVLAMPISTVASESVFSTGGRIIDDFKASLTPKMAQSLICCQDWLRHNPMKSSEEDYDFIQNIERDFSQSIGTESGIIGI, encoded by the exons ATGAGGAGTGATGATGATTCTTTGGTAGATATGGCCAGACGCATGAGGGCAAAGTTTGACAAATACTGGGGCAATATAGATAAGATGAATATGATGTTGTATGCTGTTGTTATGCTTGACCCTCgccataaatttaattatttgttatatGTTTTCAAGAACATGTATGGTTCTGAGCGTGGGGAGATGATGGGAAATTTGACAAAGAGTGCACTTTTTGATACTTTTgaagattacaagaagttgtaTGTCTCCACTAACAGAACATCAACATCATCAATGTCATCTTCGAGTATGGAAATGAGGGGCATTGCTTCAGGGGATTCTAATGatacagattctgaaagagtATTTGTGAGGTCTCATAGAAAGAAATATCAACAAATGATATCAGAGATTGGAGGCATGGATGAGTCGGAGTTAGATATGTATCTACATGAGCGTATTGAGAAAGATTATCCAAAGTTTGATGTTCTCGATTGGTGGAAAGTTCATAGCCCCAGGTTTCCCATTTTATCTAGATTGGCTCGCGATGTGTTGGCCATGCCTATATCTACAGTAGCTTCAGAGTCTGTCTTTAGTACAGGGGGTCgtatcattgatgatttcaAAGCTTCGTTGACCCCTAAAATGGCACAATCTCTGATTTGTTGCCAAGATTGGCTCCGTCACAATCCAATGAAAAGTTCAGAAGAAGATTATGATTTCattcaaaatattgaaagag ACTTTTCTCAAAGTATTGGCACCGAATCTGGAATAATTGGCATATGA